The following proteins are co-located in the Cutaneotrichosporon cavernicola HIS019 DNA, chromosome: 3 genome:
- a CDS encoding uncharacterized protein (Myo-inositol oxygenase) produces the protein MVIAVTPEVTQHVKDVATKLDVISDEIDEVNILKLKERDAFTSESKFDSEKDKTTFRQYEDACDRVKNFYAEQHAKQTLEYNLRIRKQFQDNVRARMTVWEAMELLNELVDESDPDTSVGQIEHLLQTAEAMRKDGKPDWMQLTGLVHDLGKLLCFFGAEGQWDVVGDTFVVGCKFSDKIIYPETFKANPDYNDPKLMTENGIYEPGCGLDNVLLSWGHDEYLYHIMKRQSTLPREGLSMIRYHSFYPWHREGAYRHLMNDDDHKQLEAVLAFNPYDLYSKSDAPVKVEEVKEYYMGLINKYMPGVIEW, from the exons ATGGTTATCGCTGTCACTCCCGAGGTCACCCAGCACGTCAAGGACGTGGCTaccaagctcgacgtcatctcggacgagatcgacgaggtcaacattctcaagctcaaggagcgcgacgccttCACCTCCGAGTCCAAGTTTGACTccgagaaggacaagaCGACCTTCCGTCAGTATGAGGACGCCTGCGACCGTGTCAAGAACTTCTACGCC GAACAGCACGCCAAGCAGACGCTCGAGTACAACCTCCGCATCCGCAAGCAGTTCCAGGACAATGTCCGTGCACGCATGACGGTCTGGGAGGCAATGGAGCTCCTCAatgagcttgtcgacgagagcgaccCCGACACTTCGGTCGGCCAGATTGAGCATCTCCTCCAGACCGCAGAGGCGATgcgcaaggacggcaagccTGACTGGATGCAGCTCACCGGCCTCGTGCACGACCTTGGCAAGCTTCTCTGCTTCTTCGGAGCCGAGGGCCAGTGGGACGTTGTGGGCGACACCTTTGTCGTCGGATGCAAGTTCTCGGACAAGATCATCTACCCCGAGACCTTCAAGGCCAACCCCGATTACAACGACCCCAAGCTCATGACCGAGAACGGCATCTACGAGCCGGGGTGCGGTCTCGACAACGTCCTCCTTTCGTGGGGCCACGACGAGTACCTCTACCACATCATGAAGCGCCAGTCGACTCTTCCTCGCGAGGGCCTCTCCATGATTCGCTACCACTCGTTCTACCCCTGGCACCGTGAGGGCGCCTACCGCCACCTCAtgaacgacgacgaccacaAGCAGCTTGAGGCCGTCCTCGCGTTCAACCCCTACGACCTCTACTCCAAGTCGGACGCGCCCGtcaaggttgaggaggtcaaggagtACTACATGGGTCTCATCAACAAGTACATGCCCGGCGTCATCGAGTGGTAG
- a CDS encoding uncharacterized protein (Belongs to the major facilitator superfamily. Sugar transporter (TC 2.A.1.1) family), with protein sequence MSEKITDATAPVQAPLAPAVSPDSGLDASKHADLVDMTVNARRAADKERGMTLMQGLRLYPKAAAWSMLISMCIVMEGFQVCLTPNLINLQSFASKFGHLNSKGVYEVEAKWIAGLTNGATVGQIIGLFIAGIVAERIGYRYTVIIALVWITAFLTLFVTANNLTTLLMGEILCGLPWGAFQTICISYAAEVCPIALRGYLTCFVNCCWGIGQVIGIGVIKAQADRNDMGHWSWRLPYALQWMWPVPLAIGVFFAPESPWWLVRRGRLEDAKKNLLRLTSLNRDTEFDADETIDMMRHTTELEQEITAGASYLDCFKGVDLRRTEIVAMTWAIQNLSGNSFSGYSAYFLTKAGVSPSHSYSFALGQYSINIVGVFGAWALMAWGIGRRRLYVGGLACLCVALFVMGFLGLVPKAHRDSGAMATGAMMIIWAACYQLTVGSVCYSLVAELSTRRLQIKTVVIGRMAYNIIAIICNILTPYMLNESAWNWGNFAGFFWGGSCFLSLVYAYFRIPEPRGRTFAEIDVLFERKVPARKFESTKVDPFEVHLDEKRHSVSHVELPEKA encoded by the exons ATGTCTGAGAAGATAACCGACGCGACTGCGCCCGTCCAGGCGCCACTCGCGCCTGCAGTTTCGCCCGACTCGGGCTTGGACGCCTCCAAGcatgccgacctcgtcgacatgaCGGTCAacgctcgtcgcgccgccgacaaggaGCGGGGCATGACCCTCATGCAGGGCTTGCGCCTATACCCAAAGGCCGCTGCGTGGTCAATGCTCATCTCCATGTGCATTGTTATGGAGG gctTCCAGGTGTGCCTCACGCCCAacctcatcaacctccAGTCGTTCGCGAGCAAGTTTGGTCACCTCAACAGCAAGGGGGTGTacgaggtggaggccaAGTGGATTGCGGGCTTGACCAACGGTGCGACGGTCGGCCAGATCATCGGTCTCTTTATCGCCGGTATTGTTGCTGAGCGCATCGGCTATCGCTACACGGTCATCATCGCGCTCGTGTGGATCACGgccttcctcaccctcttCGTCACCGCCAACAACCTCACAACCCTCCTCATGGGCGAGATCCTTTGCGGCCTCCCTTGGGGTGCGTTCCAGACCATCTGCATCAGTTACGCCGCCGAGGTTTGCCCCATCGCGCTCCGCGGGTACCTCACATGCTTTGTCAACTGCTGCTGGGGCATTGGGCAGGTGATTGGTATCGGCGTCATCAAGGCGCAGGCCGACCGTAACGACATGGGTCACTGGTCGTGGCGCTTGCCTTACGCGCTCCAGTGGATGTGGCCCGTGCCCCTCGCCATCGGCGTCTTCTTCGCTCCCGAGAGCCCTTGGTGGCTcgtccgccgcggccgcctcgaggacgccaagaagaacctcctccgccttaCCTCGCTCAACCGCGACACCGAGTTTGATGCCGACGAGACCATCGACATGATGCGTCACACtaccgagctcgagcaggagATCACCGCGGGCGCATCCTACCTTGACTGCTTCAAGGGTGTCGACCTTCGCCGCACGGAAATTGTTGCAATGACATGG GCTATCCAGAACCTCTCGGGCAACTCGTTCTCAGG ATACTCGGCCTACTTCCTCACCAAGGCTGGtgtctcgccctcgcactCTTACTCGTTCGCGCTCGGCCAGTACTCGATCAACATTGTCGGCGTGTTCGGCGCGTGGGCCCTCATGGCTTGGGGCATCGGCCGTCGACGCTTGTACGTTGGTGGCCTCGCGTGCCTCTGTGTCGCACTGTTCGTCATGGGCTTCCTCGGTCTTGTTCCCAAGGCGCACCGAGACTCTGGCGCGATGGCCACCGGCGCAATGATGATCATCTGGGCCGCCTGTTACCAGCTGA CCGTCGGGTCCGTGTGCTACTCACTCGTCGCCGAACTGTCGACGCGCCGGCTTCAGATCAAGACAGTCGTCATTGGCCGCATGGCGTACAACATCATTGCGATCATCTGCAACATTCTCACGCCATACATGCTCAACGAGAGCGCGTGGAACTGGGGCAACTTTGCCGGCTTTTTCTGGGGCGGCTCGTGTTTCCTCTCTCTCGTGTACGCCTACTTCCGCATCCCCGAGCCGCGCGGACGCACGTTTGCCGAGATTGACGTTCTCTTCGAGCGCAAGGTGCCGGCACGCAAGTTTGAGTCTACCAAGGTCGACCCGTTCGAGgtccacctcgacgagaagcgTCACAGTGTCTCGCACGTCGAGCTGCCGGAAAAGGCGTAG